One window of the Nocardia huaxiensis genome contains the following:
- a CDS encoding WhiB family transcriptional regulator, producing the protein MTKTALAEPTLADLLPISDSKDYWQHAACQGDPNHEAWFPYPSQDFDYARKICAGCPIRRECGEFATRTGQSGVWGGHEYDRGKLIRD; encoded by the coding sequence ATGACGAAAACTGCACTGGCGGAGCCGACCCTGGCGGATCTGCTCCCCATCTCCGATTCCAAGGACTACTGGCAGCACGCCGCCTGCCAGGGTGACCCCAACCATGAGGCGTGGTTCCCGTATCCGTCGCAGGACTTCGACTACGCGCGAAAGATCTGCGCCGGCTGCCCGATCCGCCGCGAGTGCGGCGAGTTCGCCACCCGCACCGGCCAGTCCGGCGTCTGGGGCGGGCACGAGTACGACCGCGGCAAGCTGATCAGAGACTGA